The Diospyros lotus cultivar Yz01 chromosome 15, ASM1463336v1, whole genome shotgun sequence genome has a window encoding:
- the LOC127791498 gene encoding photosystem II repair protein PSB27-H1, chloroplastic, with translation MASPTLITPTTTTPKPLPLPLPPSTKPKPTSPFAAAALPQPRRREFISLAAAGILSPALLLRATPAWAASDDEYVKDTAQVISKVRTTIGMDKTDPNVASAVAELRETSNSWVAKYRREKALLGKPSFRDIYSALNAVSGHYISFGPTAPIPAKRKARILEEMDTAEKALLRGR, from the coding sequence ATGGCTTCCCCAACCCTAATCActcccaccaccaccacccccAAGCCCCTTCCGCTCCCCCTCCCCCCTTCCACCAAGCCCAAACCCACCTCCCCATTCGCCGCCGCTGCTCTCCCCCAGCCCCGCCGCCGTGAGTTCATCTCCCTCGCCGCCGCCGGGATCCTCTCCCCAGCATTGCTCCTACGCGCCACGCCTGCATGGGCGGCCTCCGACGACGAGTACGTCAAGGACACGGCCCAGGTGATCAGCAAGGTCCGGACGACCATCGGAATGGACAAGACCGACCCCAACGTGGCATCGGCGGTGGCGGAGCTGAGAGAGACCTCCAATTCATGGGTGGCGAAGTACAGGAGGGAGAAGGCCCTGCTCGGCAAGCCGTCGTTCCGGGACATCTACTCCGCCCTCAACGCCGTCTCCGGCCACTACATTAGCTTCGGCCCCACAGCGCCGATTCCGGCGAAGAGGAAGGCCAGAATACTGGAGGAGATGGACACGGCCGAGAAGGCTTTGTTGAGAGGAAGATGA